The Prochlorococcus marinus str. MIT 9301 genome segment CTTTCGCTGCAGCTAAAAACCATTGAGTACTTCCTTCGATACCAAGAGGAAATGGAGCCGAAATTATATCACAACCACGATGTTTTAGATCTCGAACGGTATCACTTAAATAAGGCTGAGTTAATAAAACTTTTGTATTTTTGCCAATCTTTGGTAATTCTGTTGATTGACGAGGTGGGAAGCTTTCAATATTTGAAATTCCTAAATTTCTAAAAATCTTTTTAAACCTATCCTCTACATTATTTGCAAGAGTCCCAACTAATAATAATTTCTCCTCATTTGATGACTCCATTAATGGTATTAAAGCTTTTAAGGCGCCATCCTCTCCTTGGGTAAAAGTTGTTTCTATCCCACTGCCAGAGTAATTAACGAATCTCACTTGACCTAAAAATCTTTTATTTAATTTCTCTGCGACAGTGGCAAGATCTAATTTGATTACCTCACTTGGACAAGATCCAACTAGAAAAAGAGTTTTTATTTCTGGTCTTCTCTCAATAAGATCATTTACCACTCGATCTAATTCTTCATGAGCGTCAGCAAGACCAGCAAGATCTTTTTCTTCAAGAATAGCCGTCCCAAATCTTGGCTCAGCAAAAATCATAACTCCAGCAGCACTTTGAATTAAATGAGCACACGTCCTTGAGCCTACAACGAGAAAAAATGCATCCGGCATTCTTCTGTGGAGCCAAACTATTGAAGTTAACCCACAAAAAACTTCCCTAGGCCCCGTTTCCTTCTTAAATTCAACTTTACTCATTAAAAATTTTCGAGAGCTTATATTTCAAGCTTGCATAAACTTTTTAATTTAAGAAAGTAATTAATAAGTTCTCTTACAAAACGAACACATTTAAAAAACTTA includes the following:
- a CDS encoding ferredoxin:protochlorophyllide reductase (ATP-dependent) subunit N yields the protein MSKVEFKKETGPREVFCGLTSIVWLHRRMPDAFFLVVGSRTCAHLIQSAAGVMIFAEPRFGTAILEEKDLAGLADAHEELDRVVNDLIERRPEIKTLFLVGSCPSEVIKLDLATVAEKLNKRFLGQVRFVNYSGSGIETTFTQGEDGALKALIPLMESSNEEKLLLVGTLANNVEDRFKKIFRNLGISNIESFPPRQSTELPKIGKNTKVLLTQPYLSDTVRDLKHRGCDIISAPFPLGIEGSTQWFLAAAKAFKIGELKVHEIISPLIKRAKLALESHKEILKGKRLFLLPESQLEISLARFLHNECEMDLIEVGTPYLNKDLMKEEINLLPDNTKIVEGQHVEKQLDRVRNSNPDLVVCGMGLANPLEAEGISTKWSIEMVFSPIHGIDQAADLAGLFSKPLKRNQILTSKTLVTH